Genomic DNA from Nitrospirota bacterium:
AGACGGTGTTCGATCATGCCACCTTCAGCGACCTGAAGCGGGCCAACGGGCCCTTCGTGATCATAAACGGCACCGATGTCACCACCGGCGCCCGGTTCAACTTTACGCAGGACCAGTTCGATGCTATCTGCGGCGATCTCTCCCGCGTGACACTGGGACGGGCCATTGCCACCTCAACGGCGCTGCCGCCGCTGCTCACACCCATCACCCTGGAGAACCGTGGCGGGACCTGCGGCAGAAAGGCGCCCGCCTGGCAGGTCGCTGCCGAGGCCGCTTTTGGCAAGTCAGAGACTCCAGGCCGCGTGCTCCTCCGCGCCCGCGCGCTCCAGTCCTACGAGGATCCAGCCCGCCCCTACGTTCACCTCTTCGATGGCGGTCTTTCCGAAAATCTCGGCCTGACCGAGGTGCTCATGGCCTTCGAAATGCTGAAGATCGATCCGGACAAGACTGTTCTCCCCGCGCTTCGCCGGGCACGCAAGGTAGTGGTCATCATCGTGAACGCTCTGCGTTTCCCCGAAGTGAATTGGGACCGTTCCCCCGAGCCGCCCGACACCGACACGCTTGGGGAACAGATGTGGTCGATCCCGGTCGACCGGATATCCCTCGACGCGGTGGAGCAGGTACGCGAGAAACTGGCCGCCTGGCAGGCTGCCGCTCCGGCCGGCGGCCCGGAGCGGCGCGAGTACCTGGCGCAGGTCACCTTCGACGCCCTGAAGGACCCGGCCGAGCGTCTCTATTTCAAGCGGGTGAAGACGAGCTTGACGTTGCCCAAGGAGCAAGTGGACCGGCTGCGCGAGGTCGCCGGCCGGCTCCTGCGCGAGGCGCCCGCCTTCCAGAGACTACTCGTTGACCTGGGATCGGGACGCTAGGATCGTTTTTTCAACTTGAGATGTGGCCGCGCAAGGGCCACCGTCCAAGTGAGACGATTTTTTTTACAGGTGTTGCTTTCCGGTATGCCTTATACCATATGAACGATGCAGCCTTAGTAGTGACAGTATCAATTTTCCAGTTGTCATATTTAAACGGAATAAGTAAAATCATAAAGTAAACCCTGATCTACAGTTCTATCCGACCTCGGCCATCCGAGGTGAAAGAAGGAGGACGTTGACCATGCGTCGCACTATCGCAATACTGGCAATGACCATGTTGATAGCTACA
This window encodes:
- a CDS encoding patatin-like phospholipase family protein, translated to MKLNSIFALVCAASLLAALSVLAGGCAHWPPTPRLEQAGAPGYRLAETRPGQSDDLLVVLAISGGGMRAAALGYGVLEELRRTEVMVNGVKRRLLDEVDVISAVSGGTLPATYYALRGEKTFEEFETKVLSRNLERELALRIFTPTNWFRLPSGTFGKSDLFAELYDETVFDHATFSDLKRANGPFVIINGTDVTTGARFNFTQDQFDAICGDLSRVTLGRAIATSTALPPLLTPITLENRGGTCGRKAPAWQVAAEAAFGKSETPGRVLLRARALQSYEDPARPYVHLFDGGLSENLGLTEVLMAFEMLKIDPDKTVLPALRRARKVVVIIVNALRFPEVNWDRSPEPPDTDTLGEQMWSIPVDRISLDAVEQVREKLAAWQAAAPAGGPERREYLAQVTFDALKDPAERLYFKRVKTSLTLPKEQVDRLREVAGRLLREAPAFQRLLVDLGSGR